The stretch of DNA GCTACTCATGATATGATTCTTCGTCAAACTTAGCTGTAAATAAGGAAAACTCGTCGATCCAAAACTTTAGCTAATAAGACATGACCGAGAAAGCCGACAAACCTTAGCACAACAACATCATCATGATAGCATATAATAAATTTAGTTGCATATCTTCTTAATCTTCAAAAGTTCCAGAAGCACTTGCAACAACAAATGTTACTTAATCGTCAATGCATCTTGGCCATTGTTTGGTGTGCATGATAAGAGGTGATTGATTTTTAATCCTTCACTTATCATGAGTTTGGTATGCACGATTAAGATTGTGATAGGCCCTGTTCACCCCATACTATATGCATTATTACCCTCTTGTTGGCGGTTATATAATCTTTGGGGGAGAATGATgatatttgattaatttaaatttttctttaatatcctaaagtttaaaataattataaattcaacaaatttaataatatttaaatattattttaaatttgactattattataaataatttaattatcatcgatcatattttaattattattatattatttttaactgTAATATTATAATTGTTATTAACCtattatttaatattcaaatttgtattactattttaattatcacaataagtGCATATATatgttattatcaaattttaatcattttctatAATATTAATCAATTTTTTAGTTGTTTCTAGAAAttcaatttaatgaaaatttaataattaatataatattttaattttatttataaatttttaaataaattaattctaaaaattttatttatttattcaatcattttgaaaatatattactAATTAATATATGATGAGGGCATTTTAGtaatcataatatcattaacaaaaataattaagCAAGTTAAAATCATATCAGACATCATATAATTTATCATAACGTATTATTTATCgttacttttttattttttaattactcTTGTCATATATCATTTACTTATCCTATCAAACAATGCCTAAAAGATTATTATATCATGAATGAACTGAAAATCAGGGATTTGTTAATATTTGCATTTATTTagagagtgagtctcatgtgagaccgtctcacggatcataatccgtgagacgggtcaaccctacccatattcacaataaaaagtaatactcttagcataaaaagtaatactttttcatggatggcccaaataagagatccgtctcacgaatatgacccgtgagaccgtctcacacaagtttttgccttatttaGAACAAGAGCGGGATTGCGAGGAAACAGAAAGGAAATAAATTTGCTCCAAATATAATGAACACAAGAGCTACCAAAATAACAAGCATTCGAGGCCAATCACTATATCCTTATGAGTATGTTTGGACATGTAAAAAATTGAATTTGGATTttgatttgaattttaaatccatGGATTTGGGTTCTATTTGAGTgtttgataatattttttaaatgtaaTTTGAAATATGTTTTAATCATTAAaactaatttattttatattaaaaaaaatttatttctattttaaaatttgtttatcaccatatctataaaaaatattcttatttttttgttaaagaaaaaatttattttcaaacatataaaaaaatatttttaattaaataatttttttaataaatataaaaattataaaaaatttcattaaaagtaaatttatcaaattttgataaattaaatttttactattaaaaaagacaaattttttaataaaaatatcttatttataaaaaaaatttaatataaaatatttaaattttattttaaaataaaaattttcaaatatatatataatataaatgttTGTGAATTGATAACATGTAATTTTGAATAAATGATGTTTTataaaatttagaaaaaatatttaaaatttacgagcgagttataaaaatttattagtaaaaatatttttatttatttttatgattcaAGTTCCATGAAATCTTATAAATTTTTATCTATTTTGTAAAAATtcacttaattaaattaaataacatcaAATTCTACTCAATATCAATCCTATTTTTTAAATTCTATCATTTCCAATTCCAAATTTATTGAATTACATGATTTCAAACACACCATACGTCTTTTCGAAAAAGAGCTGAAACCATACCGGTACGGGCAGCCTATCAATCCTTGAAGCCAGATTTCTCGCAAATTGGTCCTTGATATTTTCCACTTCTTTGGGAAGAAATGCGGGGAATTCACACGCCCATACTCTAAAATTATGCTTTCTTCTCAGCCCATAGTGCGTGAATTTACTGGGGAATTCTTTTCCCATAATCGCTGAAGCTCCGGACGGAGAGGCGACGAGCATCGCGCACGGAATCCGATCGGCCAGATTGAATGAATATCTTGAAATGGAAAAGACTTTAGGTTAATCAGATATAATTTAAAAGGCGCCAAATGCACGCGTTCTCTTCAGTGTGTTCACTTCAAGATTATACAGTTTAACCTGAAGTCGCGTTGCTAACCGTGGAAGTCGGgttttctaaaatttatttaaatttaaattattaaacaaTATAAACATATTACTTGCAAACTTAATATACGTTAATTAGTTTGGGGTTTTGGAATGcattttttagttttatttttatttttttaaaaaaaacctttAGCAAGTTtcatatgttttgatatgatgatTTCGAATTGGAAGGGGAGAAAACGTTAATTTCGTTTTTTTCTcccaacaaaaaaatatatcataaattcaattttttaaaaaatttaattcaatTAGTCGTTTGCTTTCTTCTTCTTTAAATGACTTCGATACCGAAATGTTGATTTCGATTAttagcaaaaatttgtgtgagatggtctcacgagttGTATTTTGGGAGACAGACCTCTTATttagatcatccatgaaaaattattatttttgtataataagattactttttattgtgaatatatgtaGATTTGACCCGTCTTATTGATAAAGATATcagagaccgtctcacaactCTTGATTATTTGGATAAATTTTATATTGGGTGAATCTCAAAGCTATCCATTTATGCAGAAGTAAATGATATTTACGGGTGAGCATAAATCAAACCAATCTGCTGATTTAGATGGATTTTCAATCGATCACGTTTTGGATTGGTTTTAAATTTAGTCAAACGGAAACATTGGTTTGATTCaaagttttgatttaaaaacccAGACCCAATCGAAAACctgattttataaatataaactATTTTAAATTTCGTCCAAACCATATGTTAATTTCGAATTCATTTTTAACTTTGaacattaaatttaaattttcattatccCCTAAACATTAGATTGTATTGAAGAGTGATGTAACATGTCCGaaaaatgatttaaaaatattttaaaatgaatctAGGTAGATGAGATCATACTTATGTGGACACTGCCTTTACTTCATTTCAACGGGTAAGATCTTGTaacacatacaatttcaaaataaaaagtggaTCCTATATATGCTTGTAAGAAAAAcatacaaaaaaattaaattcgtttaaataaaaaatgactcaaagacaacaaatttataaataatcaCCCACAAAGACCAAACTCAAACTAACAATTCTAACCGGACATAAACTAAATATGTACTTTTCTGGTAAAATGAGATTTTTTAAGGTAATCTCTAACCCAAAACTCTATTTTAAAGCAActctattttaaaatagtaaaactctattttaaagcaactctattttaaaatagtaCAGTTTCTGcaccaaacataatattcatCCCCAACCcatttacttcaaatcttaccctaaaaaaatattcttttttatttgatttatttaatcattttaaatatattattgaatatatcattatttaaagatatctaattattaaaataatatattattattatataaataatatttataatttttaatattaatatttataattgaaaaaaaaatagagcTCATCACCAAATTGGCGCGCGCTATGCGCCAGCCAGGAACGTAGTCAGAAATTTTTTTGATGTAGAGCTGAATGACTCGATAAACAATAGTGACATTAACTAGATATAAGCTACTGCTCTGCGGTTTTTCATCGAATAAAACTCATCGATTATTGAATCGGTATCTAACCTTGCACTAAACTTTCTTTCAATGTAAATAATCATATAATCTGCTAATAACTCTTCTTTTATCTTATTCCAGACTGAGGTCTTAAGAAATTTCATAGCTGAGAATGATCGTTCAATTGTTGCCGTAAAAACATGAAGCGTTAAAACaagacaaatcaaatctttaagAAAAATGCACCGGAGCCGCGAGGTAGGCATGCTAGGGCGGAAGATTTTCCCCGTCATGGGTGAAATTTTCTGCTCGAAACTCGTGTTGGGGCGGAAAATTGAAAAACATCCACTAAAAATATACATCATACGGAAGTTAATCTCAATATCTATACATACCAAAAATCTAATCTTCTATGACTtcatcaatacataagcagaaAAATAACTACAAAATCAACCAAGCCATAGTTTGAATCTTTCTGAATAATAAATGGAATAAACTAATTAAGTAGCAAAAAACAATCATTTCACTTCGTGCAAACTCAATCGAGGCCCTCTCCcgcacaataaaaattaatatttttagcataaaaataatattttttcatggatgaaccaaataaaaaatctgtctcataaaatatgacatgtgagactgtcttacacaagttttaacCTTATTGTTGTATTCAAATGTATTTGTTTCTATATAATTCAACCAGCTGTCTTTGGACATTGGGCCCACTATAGTagtatctaatttttttttccctgtGATGATGAGTCGACCAGATATGAACATAGTTTCATCATTCGGGTCGCATAGTTGACTTTGTTATATTTGTTTTTATCAGACGAAAATTAATTGTTCCACCGCTGGCCATGGTAAGTGTAATTTGAAAAAGGACTCAAGAAAGTTAGGCACACCTTGATGGCCACCTCTGACCAAGAATAGAAGCAAAATACGTCAATGATCACTCATAGGTGAATCACACGAGTGAATCTCAACATCTGATCCTGAGAATCTGTCAAACAGATTCCCAGCACTAAACATgctttgaaaattgtgattctTGAATTATTGGAAATGGGAATGTGTGCATATAGTCATTTTCATATCCCTTTGGTCAGAACTGCACAATTATTTGATTTTGCTTTATTTATAGTACAATTGGAAACATAGTCTTATCCCTTCCTAACTCCAGGTTTTTCATTGGCAAAAAGGGCAGAGTTCCATTTTTTTCCTCGTTTTTTGCTCAGTTTGTAGGGAATCTTTGGATATAATTGTGAAGTGGACTTCGGTGTTTGTGGATGCATATCTTCAAACCTCTTCTAACTGGTAATGTTCTGTCTTTTCCTAGTTTCTCTAGAGACAGAATTGAATTTGTTTTATGGGTTTCTCGTTTTCAATGATTTGAAGTTTCATCAGATGAACATATTAATACAGTTTGAACTATCGTGTTTTCACTTTCTTCCAATGATTATAGTTAAGGACAAAAGCAAGATATTATAATCTTTCGATATACGTTTCTTGATAGGATTGTTGTGAAATTCTATACTAATATCCATTCCATCCGAGAGATCATTATTGTGGATCCAACATGTATGTGGTGGAGAGTAAAGGAGGTGCAATAGCATGTATGCTTTTAGCATTAACTTTCTTGGGTACATGGCCTGCACTTCTGACCCTTCTCGAAAGGCGTGGCCGTCTCCCTCAACATACTTATCTTGATTACACGATCACTAATTTGTTGGCGGCTGTTATAATCGCTTTCACGTTCGGTGAAATAGGAAAGAACACCATTGAGAAGCCCAATTTTTTGAATCAGCTATCTCAGGTGAACTAGCCCTGCTGATTGTTTAGTCCCTTTTTTAGTTCCATTTGATTACTATCTAGTAAGATTTTTTTGAGTAGACTGGAAATCGATATCTCGATCATTATTGCTTTCTGAGCCTGTTTTCTACCATTTAATGCAGGTTAACTGGCCTAGTGTATTATTTGCAATGGGTGGTGGGATTGTGCTTAGCTTAGGAAACCTGGCGACTCAATATGCTTGGGCATTTGTTGGTTTATCTGTAACTGAGGTGATCACAGCAAGCATAACTGTTGTCATAGGTACTCTGTATTTGATACGGGGCGATGTTTCGATCTTTTTGTGTCTTTAAGGTGCCTTTATACTTGTTTCACTTATTGCCTTACGGATATACGAATCCAGGAACAACGATGAATTACTTCTTAGACGATAGAATTAACAAGGCTGAGATTCTCTTTCCCGGTGTCGCGTGCTTCTTGATCGCTGTCTGTTTGGGCTCTGCTGTTCATTCATCCAATTCTGCAGATAACAAGACTAAGCTCAATAGTTTGTCAAATGATTATAAAGATGGGACAGAGTAAGTTCTTTAGATCAATAACTCGAATTATGGGCTGAAAATAGATAACAAGAGTTGGAAATAGACAGCCCTCCGAGAAATCATATGATTATCAGCATATAATGTTTCTGAGGTAATATGATTTACAACTAAATTCAACTGATGTGAATTTGGATATTTGTTGATTCGGACAGACTGAATGGTTCATATAATGTCTCCGAAGAAACTATTGCGAAAAAGGGTAAGTACCGAGCTTACATATATGTATGTAACAACTCATTCTTTCTGTTTTAAAGTACCGAGCTTACATATATGTAACAGAAGATCTGGAGAATGGAACAAATGGTACAAAGGAGAAGGCGAAATTCGGGACAGCAGATTTTCTCATTGAACTTGAGAATAAAAGGTCGATTAAGGTTTGATGACACAATGGTCCCCCGTTCTGAAATCATAATTTTGTCCATGCATATATGCTCAAAATCTCCTTTTAACGTTCTGCTTGCAGGTGTTGGGGAAGGGGACTTTCATTGGCTTGGCCATAACTTTCTTCGCAGGAATATGTTTCTCTCTATTTTCTCCAGCTTTCAACTTGGCTACTAATGATCAGTGGCATACATTAAAAGATGGTGTTCATCATTTAACTGTATACACTGCCTTTTTCTACTTCTCGGTCTCTTGCTTTGTGATTGCTATTATACTTAACATCAGTTTCTTGTATCGCCCTGTGTTGAATTTGCCCAAATCATCCATAAAAGCTTACTTGTCAGACTGGAACGGTCGCGGTTGGGCGTTTTTAGCCGGACTCTTGTGTGGTTTCGGTAACGGTCTTCAGTTTATGGGAGGTCAGGCTGCAGGATACGCTGCAGCAGATGCTGTTCAGGTTCGTTTTTCGTCAGCAaacatatgaaaaaaaaaaacttttcttTCAAGTGTAAAAACAAGCCTGCCATTAGTAAATCATATACTGATTCTTGTTTGTGCTCCTCTTTCAAATTCATTGGTGATCTGTTGATCGCAGGCACTCCCACTGGTGAGCACTTTTTGGGGTGTACTTCTATTTGGAGAGTATCGAAAATCATCGAAAAGAACGTACATACTTCTTGGAGGCATGTTGTCGATGTTCATTGTGGCAGTTGCTGTCCTTATGGCTTCATCTGGTCACCGCAAGTGATCTTTGTTTCCCGAAATCGACTCGAGGTTTACGGAGGTCCGATGGTCACTGCAGCTACACACACAAGTTGCTGGTAAAATGATGATGAATATCTATCTCTATTGTGGTTCAGCAGATGTTTTAATAAATGCAACTTTCCAATGTTAATAGGCAAATAGATGTATAAATTCAGAAGTCCGATGTATACAATACAAGCCAGGAAATTCTAAAAGATTATGTCGTACTTTCATTTTTGTGTTAACAAGGCGCACATGCGAcacatgataattaaattttaataaattaatacatAAAATTGCAATCAAATATTTGATGAGATTAGATCACTAAAATAATCTGATTAGATCATATCAAACAAACCAAATATAATCTTtagatattattaatatattaatgTATCAATCTActaatatattttttgataacataaaaaattatgtTATACTTTGATGATTATTACACATGATTGGCTTGCGATTACAAAAATTTCTTCACTATATTTATATCTCAAATGGCGACATGATGGTCATAGCTTGCGGTAAGCTATTTATTTTTGTCAACTAATAAGGCACGTCACGCACATATGTTGCACGATAGTTAAAATTTtaaccaaaaaaattaaaatattgtttaacaattaaactTGTACTAAAttagtaaaaataataatttcttgaATTTCGTTATTTTTTTCATTACTATAACATAATTATTCCTTTAAACATCTTCGTTTTCCGATTgactttttcatttaaaaaaaacgaaCAGTCAAATTTATGAACGCGAACgagtataatttatttaatcaaCTACGTCGATAATCTTATCTCACCGTGATTATGACaaacaaaaattgaaatatttgtgTTCTCAGGAATTCAATTCAGATACCCAAAACAGCACAGATTTTGCACTCTCTTTTCATTTTAACGGCTGGTAGACGCCAAACTCCTGCGATGGAAAATCAACACCAGCATCCATCGATGGGCCACTGGATGATCCTTCACCCAAGTTGGGCGTATAAAAGTCATCATTCATTGGACCGCTTAGCCCACCCTGAGGCCCAGGATCCACAGCTTGTTGGGCCAGGGCTTGGTCTTGAGCCTGGACAGAGTCGACGACATTGGGCCAAATCCAAGGCCTGACACGCATGAAGTCTCGCGCCAGGTCTTCCTCCCTCTGCCTCCTCAAGAACTGAGTCAGAGTTTCTGCATAGTTGTGGAACTTGGTCGTCTCCATGGCCTAAAGCAAATCCTCAGGAGTGATGGTCTTCCGATGTTCTCGGTCGCATATCGCGTTGGCCTCTCGAGTGATGTGGTCGATGAACTCCGAGACACATCCTTGAACCGTCTCTTTAGCGTACGATGCTATCTCGTTCACTGACAGCACATTGCGCATGATTTGGTTACTTTAGCCATTGGAAGGTACAGATTAGCGTCACATTTCAACATATTCTTGCGGGTTTTGAATCTGGGCATGGATCGATATATTATTGTTCTAAATATTATCATCTTGAATAACTATACCCGAACAGGAAGTTATAAAACTACCTAGTTCGGATGTTATCTaacaatattttatatttcaaattcgaatcatattgattttgaaaatatatctaTTTTTGTCTTACTGAAAATTCTAATATGACgtgttatttaaaatataaatttaaatacaatcaaaagattttattttatctagATTTCTAATTTATAAAATTCCAAAAACTTTCATTCATTATATTCTTATATAATTTTTAGTCTTCATGATACGATGCATCTAAAATATCGAGTTACAAATTATGGGAGATATACATTGCGGTCACGTGCATTGGACCGCATGTACGACTTGGATCTAAGGTTGGGCATAAGATCTTTCTATGCACAACACTATTTTTAGATCAACTGGAACACATATGACGTCAACATGATCCGACGACTCTACTGTGCACGATATATGCACAGTGATGTGCACAGTAGAAGATCTCTATTATGTTACTTAAAACTATTAAAGCTTACTATACATAAATCTCAACATATTTTAGTGTTAAATACGGTCCAGATCTATTagccaaaaataaaaaaaattatatttcaaaatttgtaATGTAAACCTTATCCTTTTAAacacaatatttttatttaattctttCAGTACAAATTGTGCCTTTAAAAAACTCTATTTCCTAATCATAAAAAAACATctttggtatttttttcaaaaaagggAACTTCAATAAAATGACATGAGAAATTCCAACACAAaaaattttgtgagatggttcatgatttaattttgtgagacgaaacTCCTATTTGAGCcacctatgaaaaaatattattttttatgtcaaaaatattgtttattattataaatatgaacatGATTGACTCGTCCATGTAACCATCTCACAAAAGACTTACTATAAAATTAAATCGACCCTTCGACGCCGATGATTTATAACTAATATGACATCAATGCTCCAAATTTAAGATGAAGTTTGGGTTCAAAACTCAATTATAACAAGTATCTCTCccaatttttttcttcaaaaatcctTCACCGGAATTTTGTGGCGGTTTTGTGGAGTATCGAATTTGAGACTGAGATCTTAAAGCATGTTCCATCTACGTATCTTATTTTTCgctctataattttttttccaaatctacgtaaaatataaaaatttaagttGTATTTATAAACGCAAAAAAGACTCCGAGAAACGCCGTCGGTGGCAAAATAGGACAATGTAGATTTTAGGCATTCCTTTATTGTACATTTGGCATGTAAATTTAATTCTTTTGTTAAGTAAAATAGTAGGTAATAATGTTCAAAAAATAATTGGTGATAAAAATTTTCCTGCGAATTATGATAATATTTATGCGGGTCGCAAATTTTATAGTGAGAATATGAGGAACAATCATTGTGTACTTgctaaataaaaacaaaaacttaTCATGCCAATATCcatcaataaataaataaataaaacttataGTGGAAGCAAATAGTGAATATTAACCTGctaaaatttgaattattttgaataagttatgaatatttattaaattgttgagaaaactaagaaaaatattaaatataaaatatattaaacattatagaaaaaataacaaaatataaaaacaaTTTATTCTAATGTAATTATCCTACAAAAGTAGCATCAACTCTAtactaataaattttttattttgcattCAATTAATATTATTCAACAAAAGCATATTAAAATTAACATCATAACCAaacaattatatatttatactattatatacatgtatattaatatatttggGCTTcagaatataatttattttggtTTCGAATCGAG from Primulina eburnea isolate SZY01 chromosome 6, ASM2296580v1, whole genome shotgun sequence encodes:
- the LOC140834205 gene encoding ureide permease 1-like isoform X2; its protein translation is MYVVESKGGAIACMLLALTFLGTWPALLTLLERRGRLPQHTYLDYTITNLLAAVIIAFTFGEIGKNTIEKPNFLNQLSQVNWPSVLFAMGGGIVLSLGNLATQYAWAFVGLSVTEVITASITVVIGTTMNYFLDDRINKAEILFPGVACFLIAVCLGSAVHSSNSADNKTKLNSLSNDYKDGTELNGSYNVSEETIAKKDLENGTNGTKEKAKFGTADFLIELENKRSIKVLGKGTFIGLAITFFAGICFSLFSPAFNLATNDQWHTLKDGVHHLTVYTAFFYFSVSCFVIAIILNISFLYRPVLNLPKSSIKAYLSDWNGRGWAFLAGLLCGFGNGLQFMGGQAAGYAAADAVQALPLVSTFWGVLLFGEYRKSSKRTYILLGGMLSMFIVAVAVLMASSGHRK
- the LOC140834205 gene encoding ureide permease 1-like isoform X1; this translates as MYVVESKGGAIACMLLALTFLGTWPALLTLLERRGRLPQHTYLDYTITNLLAAVIIAFTFGEIGKNTIEKPNFLNQLSQVNWPSVLFAMGGGIVLSLGNLATQYAWAFVGLSVTEVITASITVVIGTTMNYFLDDRINKAEILFPGVACFLIAVCLGSAVHSSNSADNKTKLNSLSNDYKDGTELNGSYNVSEETIAKKEDLENGTNGTKEKAKFGTADFLIELENKRSIKVLGKGTFIGLAITFFAGICFSLFSPAFNLATNDQWHTLKDGVHHLTVYTAFFYFSVSCFVIAIILNISFLYRPVLNLPKSSIKAYLSDWNGRGWAFLAGLLCGFGNGLQFMGGQAAGYAAADAVQALPLVSTFWGVLLFGEYRKSSKRTYILLGGMLSMFIVAVAVLMASSGHRK